Proteins encoded within one genomic window of Spirochaeta cellobiosiphila DSM 17781:
- a CDS encoding HAMP domain-containing methyl-accepting chemotaxis protein, with amino-acid sequence MKMRTKVISGFSVVIILLVLMGILGVMQILGALNGFGQYRNFARDANLASDLRANMLLVRLYVKDFIINGDQEAIDQYNQYRMAMHGFLDDAKTEILNPTRAALIKKVEENLKSYESAFNEVMDLQAQRTELVNEYLNLIGPLMEERVSHVLLAAQEDKDTNATFNAALALQHLLLGRLAVVKYLEANNESAVGVVKTEFEEFQHYLEVIDYYFRDYGLVDEYEELMEYKKVYLEKFNLVVEDISQRNLKIESVLDVEGPKIASWVAEVAASVEEDQFALGTSQEKSNRRSLILILLILFIAVVAGITIALVTINSVLKQLGGDPSVLERISDEIARGDVRIDPSINVNNELGVYQKMLNMKMKLSEIVSNVLTGTEQIATSSEQLASGNQDLSNRTEQQASALEETSAAIEEMNASVKSNADNTTSADQLSREAVNKTNQGAQSVEKMIQAMNEINESSNRIADIIEVINNIAFQTNLLALNASIEAARAGEQGKGFAVVAVEVRKLAKRSDKAAGEIAEIIKNSNKKVEEGVSIANVAGEMLQEINMSVNKVTSLVAEIAAATQEQLSSVNEIDSTLSNLDENTQKNATMVEEAASATEELSSQAQELNTLMQFFTIDTGSPSSRAPVRQLAGPESRNTGITQYKEKSSKKTASKSSSAKSKSDKSELSSNYETFSDLADQGEFEEY; translated from the coding sequence ATGAAAATGAGGACTAAGGTCATCTCAGGCTTTTCTGTTGTTATAATTCTATTGGTCTTAATGGGAATCCTGGGTGTGATGCAAATTTTGGGAGCCCTAAATGGATTTGGGCAATACAGAAACTTTGCTAGAGATGCTAATCTGGCCAGTGATCTTCGTGCAAATATGTTATTGGTTCGTTTATATGTCAAAGACTTTATTATCAATGGTGACCAAGAGGCTATTGATCAATATAACCAATATAGAATGGCTATGCATGGTTTTTTAGATGATGCTAAAACCGAAATATTAAATCCTACCAGAGCCGCTCTTATCAAAAAAGTAGAGGAAAATCTAAAGTCTTATGAGTCTGCCTTCAATGAAGTAATGGACCTTCAAGCTCAGAGAACTGAACTGGTTAACGAATATCTTAATCTAATTGGTCCCTTAATGGAAGAAAGGGTTTCTCATGTTTTGTTAGCGGCACAAGAAGACAAAGATACTAACGCAACCTTCAATGCGGCTCTTGCCTTACAACATCTGTTATTAGGACGATTGGCTGTCGTCAAATATTTGGAAGCTAATAATGAATCTGCTGTGGGGGTTGTAAAAACCGAATTCGAAGAGTTTCAGCATTATTTGGAAGTGATTGATTATTATTTTCGTGATTATGGGCTCGTGGATGAGTATGAAGAACTAATGGAGTATAAAAAGGTTTATCTTGAAAAATTTAATCTAGTTGTCGAAGATATCTCTCAGCGTAACTTGAAAATTGAATCTGTTTTAGATGTTGAAGGGCCAAAGATAGCCTCTTGGGTAGCTGAGGTTGCCGCTTCGGTTGAAGAAGATCAATTTGCGTTAGGAACTTCTCAGGAGAAATCAAATAGACGATCTTTAATTCTTATTCTCCTTATCCTGTTTATTGCCGTTGTTGCTGGTATTACAATAGCTCTGGTAACTATTAATTCTGTGTTAAAACAATTAGGGGGAGATCCTTCTGTTCTTGAACGTATATCTGATGAAATAGCTCGTGGTGATGTACGTATCGATCCAAGTATTAATGTCAATAATGAATTAGGTGTTTATCAAAAGATGCTAAACATGAAGATGAAGTTATCTGAAATTGTGTCTAATGTGCTTACTGGCACTGAACAAATTGCTACATCCAGTGAACAATTAGCCTCTGGAAATCAAGACTTATCCAATCGAACAGAGCAGCAGGCCTCCGCCTTGGAAGAAACTTCCGCAGCTATTGAAGAAATGAACGCCTCAGTAAAATCAAACGCTGACAATACAACCAGTGCTGATCAGTTAAGCAGAGAAGCAGTTAATAAAACTAATCAGGGGGCTCAATCTGTTGAAAAAATGATCCAGGCAATGAATGAAATTAATGAATCTAGTAACAGGATAGCGGACATTATAGAAGTCATTAATAACATTGCTTTCCAGACTAACTTATTAGCTTTAAATGCTTCTATTGAAGCCGCAAGAGCAGGAGAACAGGGGAAAGGATTTGCTGTTGTTGCTGTAGAGGTTCGTAAACTAGCTAAACGTTCTGACAAAGCAGCAGGGGAGATAGCTGAGATTATTAAAAATAGTAATAAGAAAGTGGAAGAAGGAGTTTCTATAGCGAATGTAGCTGGTGAAATGCTTCAAGAGATTAATATGTCTGTCAATAAAGTAACCAGTCTAGTGGCCGAGATAGCTGCTGCCACACAAGAACAGTTGTCCAGCGTTAATGAAATAGATTCCACTTTATCCAATCTGGATGAGAATACCCAAAAGAATGCTACCATGGTAGAGGAAGCAGCCTCCGCTACTGAGGAATTAAGTTCTCAAGCTCAGGAACTCAATACACTTATGCAGTTCTTTACTATTGATACAGGTTCTCCTAGCTCTCGGGCTCCAGTAAGACAACTTGCAGGGCCAGAAAGCCGTAATACAGGAATTACTCAATACAAAGAAAAGTCTTCTAAGAAGACCGCTTCTAAAAGTAGTAGTGCTAAGTCCAAAAGTGATAAATCAGAATTAAGTAGTAACTATGAGACCTTTTCAGATTTAGCGGATCAAGGTGAGTTTGAAGAATATTAG
- a CDS encoding ATP-binding SpoIIE family protein phosphatase has product MSQDNKLDELNLLLNAFDISFNGLIIIDDQGSILYHNEEITHLLGPIIDGDSIFPFYQMMVEPPSVRVINSVYKARGHYEDEITIHDYEGKQRSLILKIQNLGSIGSRKYIAMVFIDIQSLVETRKRLTYSEYQLDLALRSANAGLLSWDDSLVIQLGHHISPVLGRNFPNDEIEISSFVNYIHPFDRDKITSYFNDNQEDIQKVEVRFQQKEGHYLWVLMTRIKSSQNYIGLVWDINTLKEREILQGYLNRIQTALLSSHTWIDKAKNVTDILIQYQPQSACGIWAFSDKPQCHGQCRYKSKSCHERKMCLTPIAKSCYQQDDSLDFDNMPIDIFMDQFFDEEKDSSFSSVIIDNDNQHPVDNYLGLLRLRDPEGTNLGVLIFRAIDPISRELELFLISVSVMITQAFINEKNLTDLTVSREKAEIVNRRLSTIEQAVNGSSDGMAISNIDGDFYFINNTLSIMLGAEKEEVLINGILHYLEDPNMLREPLESAVLDCSWEGETSLKCLTRLMPVSLRTAPFTNEESNNVGIIWSFTDITDIKNKERKIKTFTDKVMEDLKVQEKLLARARHVQKNLIQGYLPRMEDFNVHAFFMPSESLGGDFFQIVKGVAQNKLVIILGDCTGHGIEASMESSLISSIANKNLEVLFFNNDPSSYLGRVDQNYSMLTDDDNFPTMFVAVIDLNTKVMSYANANSPLPYLIRNDSISVLPQVEGNHLNIGYLDPPVYGYGQFRLEPGDRLFFYSDSLLEMGGEIDIQWSDQRLKSLLTNYCDHPVNDFQLLKKELFDYNGGLPLMDDTTVIQLDYQGRKRLNYSFASLAEWNEILSLLREDFQWYGLSFDEKEQLSISLDELCINAVIHGNKEDSHKKVLLKGWLTCELLQVTIIDQGEGFIPDHVPDPTMRYLKIDEETDEELMHGRGIWMVRKFCDSITYNSTGNAVTVTKKLSKRKVVEI; this is encoded by the coding sequence ATGAGCCAGGATAATAAATTGGATGAGCTTAATCTACTTCTTAATGCTTTTGATATAAGTTTTAATGGCCTGATCATTATTGATGATCAGGGTTCAATTCTTTATCACAATGAAGAAATAACTCATTTATTGGGTCCTATTATCGATGGAGACAGTATTTTCCCGTTTTATCAAATGATGGTGGAACCTCCCAGTGTTAGAGTTATCAATTCTGTTTATAAAGCTCGGGGACATTATGAAGATGAAATCACCATTCATGATTATGAAGGTAAGCAGCGTTCTCTCATATTGAAGATACAGAATCTTGGATCTATTGGTTCTAGAAAATATATTGCCATGGTTTTTATTGACATTCAGTCTTTAGTCGAGACAAGGAAGCGCTTGACATATAGTGAATATCAATTGGATTTAGCTTTGCGTAGTGCCAATGCCGGATTGTTATCTTGGGATGACTCGTTAGTCATTCAATTAGGGCATCATATATCACCGGTACTTGGACGGAATTTCCCAAATGATGAAATAGAAATATCTTCCTTCGTTAATTATATCCATCCTTTTGATCGAGATAAAATCACCTCTTATTTTAATGATAATCAGGAAGATATTCAAAAAGTAGAAGTTAGATTTCAGCAAAAAGAAGGTCATTATCTATGGGTTCTTATGACTCGAATCAAATCTAGTCAGAATTACATTGGGTTGGTATGGGATATCAATACACTGAAAGAACGTGAAATTCTTCAAGGATATCTGAATAGAATTCAGACGGCTTTATTAAGCTCCCACACATGGATTGATAAGGCTAAAAATGTGACGGATATTCTTATCCAATACCAACCTCAGAGTGCCTGTGGTATATGGGCGTTTTCTGATAAACCCCAATGTCATGGCCAGTGTCGATATAAGAGTAAGTCTTGTCATGAGAGAAAAATGTGCTTAACCCCTATAGCTAAATCATGTTATCAGCAAGATGACTCTCTTGATTTTGATAACATGCCCATTGATATTTTTATGGATCAGTTTTTTGATGAGGAAAAGGATTCCAGTTTTTCTTCAGTCATTATAGATAATGATAATCAGCATCCTGTTGACAATTATCTTGGTCTTCTAAGACTTCGCGATCCTGAAGGTACTAATCTAGGAGTTTTGATTTTTAGAGCAATTGATCCAATCAGTAGGGAACTTGAATTATTCCTAATATCTGTATCTGTCATGATCACTCAGGCTTTTATCAATGAAAAAAACTTAACTGATTTAACAGTATCCCGTGAGAAAGCTGAAATCGTTAATAGACGTTTAAGTACTATTGAACAAGCTGTTAATGGTTCTTCAGATGGAATGGCCATTTCAAATATTGATGGAGATTTTTACTTTATTAATAATACCCTTTCTATTATGTTGGGTGCGGAAAAGGAAGAGGTTCTCATCAATGGTATCTTACATTATTTAGAAGATCCTAATATGTTAAGAGAACCTCTTGAGTCAGCAGTTCTCGATTGTTCTTGGGAAGGTGAGACAAGTTTAAAATGCTTAACAAGATTAATGCCTGTCAGTCTTCGAACAGCTCCCTTTACTAATGAAGAATCTAATAATGTGGGTATCATTTGGAGTTTCACTGATATCACAGATATTAAAAATAAAGAAAGAAAAATAAAAACATTCACTGATAAAGTGATGGAGGACTTGAAAGTACAGGAAAAACTTTTAGCGCGAGCTAGACACGTTCAGAAGAACCTAATACAGGGATATCTTCCTCGAATGGAGGATTTTAATGTACACGCGTTTTTTATGCCTAGTGAGAGTTTGGGAGGGGATTTTTTTCAAATTGTTAAAGGAGTTGCTCAAAACAAATTGGTAATTATCCTTGGTGATTGTACTGGGCATGGGATTGAAGCTTCCATGGAATCTTCTCTTATATCCAGTATTGCTAATAAGAATTTAGAAGTTCTATTTTTTAATAATGATCCCTCAAGCTATCTAGGTCGTGTTGATCAAAACTACTCCATGCTGACAGATGATGATAATTTTCCTACTATGTTTGTAGCTGTGATTGATCTTAATACTAAGGTTATGTCCTATGCGAATGCTAATAGTCCCCTTCCATACTTAATCCGTAATGATAGTATATCTGTCTTACCTCAAGTAGAAGGTAATCATCTAAATATCGGCTATCTTGATCCACCTGTATATGGATATGGACAATTCAGACTTGAGCCAGGTGATCGCTTATTCTTTTATTCTGATTCCCTTCTGGAAATGGGGGGAGAGATTGATATCCAATGGTCGGATCAACGTTTGAAAAGCTTGCTTACAAATTATTGTGACCATCCTGTTAATGATTTCCAATTATTGAAGAAAGAACTTTTTGATTACAATGGAGGCCTGCCTCTTATGGATGATACTACGGTCATCCAATTAGATTATCAGGGGCGAAAAAGGTTGAATTATAGTTTTGCATCCTTAGCAGAATGGAATGAAATTTTGAGTTTGTTACGAGAAGATTTTCAGTGGTATGGCTTGTCCTTTGATGAGAAAGAGCAATTATCTATATCCCTTGATGAACTATGCATTAATGCTGTTATTCATGGAAACAAAGAAGATTCTCATAAGAAAGTTCTTCTAAAAGGATGGTTAACTTGTGAGTTATTACAAGTAACAATTATTGATCAGGGAGAAGGTTTTATTCCCGATCATGTTCCTGATCCCACTATGAGATACCTAAAAATTGATGAAGAGACAGATGAGGAATTAATGCATGGCAGAGGGATCTGGATGGTAAGGAAGTTCTGTGATTCCATAACCTACAATTCGACAGGCAATGCTGTCACTGTTACGAAAAAGTTATCAAAAAGAAAGGTCGTTGAGATTTAA
- a CDS encoding asparaginase domain-containing protein — protein MIENAIRLVVTGGTFDKTYDELKGNFTFRDSYLPEIIKRVRTTIEVNLEINQLIDSLDMVGENRQKIGHTCQQAEEELILITHGTDTMPETAQYLASLNLSKTIVLTGAMIPYSVSGSDALFNLGSAFTALQLLNNGVYIAMNGRIFHWDNVRKNKEKGLFEILN, from the coding sequence ATGATTGAAAATGCAATTCGTCTTGTTGTCACAGGAGGAACCTTTGACAAGACCTATGATGAATTAAAAGGAAATTTCACCTTTAGAGATTCCTACCTTCCGGAAATTATAAAGAGAGTGAGAACAACCATTGAAGTGAACTTGGAAATAAATCAACTTATTGATAGTTTGGATATGGTTGGAGAAAACCGTCAAAAGATAGGACATACATGCCAACAGGCAGAAGAAGAACTAATCCTCATAACCCATGGTACAGATACAATGCCAGAAACAGCTCAATATTTAGCGAGCCTTAATCTATCAAAGACCATTGTCTTAACTGGCGCCATGATCCCCTATTCTGTATCTGGTTCAGATGCTTTGTTTAATTTAGGATCTGCCTTCACAGCTCTCCAGTTATTGAACAATGGAGTCTACATCGCTATGAATGGAAGAATATTTCACTGGGACAATGTTCGGAAAAACAAAGAAAAGGGACTTTTTGAAATCTTAAATTGA
- a CDS encoding deoxynucleoside kinase, translating to MNREHPVVLIEGQIGVGKTTLGEILQEEFSLPLYRELGNPHTLTLLDKFYADKKRWSFTLQIHFLNERFRMIKEIFKNNGGILDRSIFGDRIFASMLHDSNEMTDEEFSTYSTLLDNMLEHVQKPQLLIYLDCTTETALARIQKRDRGLESSISADYLDKLNKKYISWYNDYNLSPKLFVNANDLDIFDKSSKKQLLDKISQYLAPVTT from the coding sequence ATGAATAGGGAGCATCCAGTGGTATTAATTGAAGGACAAATTGGAGTGGGGAAAACAACTTTAGGAGAAATCCTTCAGGAAGAGTTCAGCCTTCCCCTTTATAGAGAATTAGGGAACCCTCATACACTTACCTTACTTGATAAATTTTATGCAGATAAGAAGAGATGGAGCTTTACTTTACAGATACATTTTCTCAATGAAAGATTCAGAATGATAAAGGAAATATTCAAAAATAACGGAGGAATACTAGACCGTTCCATTTTTGGTGACCGAATATTTGCCTCCATGCTCCATGATTCCAATGAAATGACAGATGAAGAATTTAGTACTTATTCCACTCTACTTGATAACATGCTAGAGCACGTACAGAAACCACAGCTCCTTATCTATTTGGATTGTACAACAGAAACGGCATTAGCACGTATCCAGAAAAGAGATAGAGGTTTGGAAAGTAGTATATCAGCTGATTATCTTGATAAATTAAATAAAAAATATATATCATGGTACAATGATTATAATCTTTCACCAAAGCTATTTGTGAATGCCAATGATCTAGATATTTTTGACAAATCTTCTAAAAAACAATTGCTAGATAAGATTAGCCAATATCTAGCTCCTGTTACAACTTAA
- a CDS encoding MFS transporter: MQKRFLDIIKPQRFPFFYGWLIVFVGVAGSIMSVPGQTIGVSVFTDHLINTLAITRDSLSLAYLIGTIGSALVLSYSGLLLDKIGSQKFGIIISFCLGLVLVLLSFVGSFLEIMQNLLPGLSTTLLSMILISLGFFLIRFLGQGSLTIVSRNLPMKWFTSYRGRINAVAGAFITFGFNGAPKLFSLLIDHFTWQGTWRILGFIIMITGVILFGLFAKERPEDYGLTQDGLGNSTNKNTINKVKPQVEDKELAFVRTDYVFWIFIGIICMNSLYGTGLTFHIVSIFTQNDLSPDMAVSIFIPSAIISVIVNFVASGISDFVKMKYILMLQAFGILLTTLSTYFLAPGIAVFGIILGNGIAGGLMNLLLTVTWPRFYGTKHLGAISGFAMTFIVAGSALGPFILSKSLTVFGSYGNAALFIASLTALLFVGALFIREPKP; encoded by the coding sequence ATGCAAAAACGATTCTTAGACATTATTAAACCTCAAAGATTTCCTTTCTTTTATGGTTGGCTCATAGTATTTGTTGGAGTGGCAGGCTCCATTATGAGTGTTCCAGGACAAACCATTGGGGTATCTGTATTCACTGATCATTTAATCAATACATTAGCTATTACACGGGACAGCCTTAGTTTAGCCTATCTTATCGGAACCATTGGGAGCGCTCTGGTATTATCCTATTCAGGTTTATTACTGGATAAAATAGGTTCACAAAAATTCGGAATCATCATCTCCTTTTGCTTAGGCTTGGTACTTGTTCTATTATCCTTTGTGGGATCATTCCTAGAAATTATGCAAAACCTCCTTCCTGGTTTAAGTACGACATTATTGTCCATGATACTCATATCCCTTGGATTCTTTTTAATTAGATTTTTGGGTCAGGGAAGCCTTACTATTGTCTCTCGTAATTTACCCATGAAATGGTTTACAAGCTATAGGGGGAGAATCAACGCAGTAGCCGGAGCGTTTATTACCTTTGGCTTTAATGGAGCACCAAAGCTCTTTTCGCTACTTATAGACCACTTTACCTGGCAGGGAACATGGCGGATATTAGGATTTATTATCATGATCACCGGAGTCATTCTCTTTGGTTTATTTGCCAAAGAAAGACCTGAGGATTATGGCCTTACCCAAGATGGCTTGGGCAATTCCACTAATAAGAACACCATTAATAAAGTGAAACCCCAGGTAGAAGACAAAGAACTAGCTTTTGTAAGAACAGATTACGTATTCTGGATCTTTATCGGTATTATCTGTATGAATAGCTTGTACGGGACAGGTTTAACATTCCATATTGTATCAATATTTACTCAAAATGATTTATCACCAGACATGGCTGTATCCATCTTTATACCTTCAGCTATTATTTCCGTTATTGTGAATTTTGTAGCTAGTGGTATCAGTGACTTTGTAAAAATGAAATACATACTTATGCTCCAAGCTTTCGGTATTCTGCTAACAACTTTATCCACTTACTTTCTCGCTCCGGGAATCGCAGTATTCGGAATCATCCTGGGTAATGGTATAGCTGGTGGATTGATGAACTTACTCTTAACGGTCACTTGGCCAAGGTTTTACGGAACAAAACATCTAGGAGCTATATCAGGTTTTGCTATGACATTTATTGTAGCAGGCTCTGCATTAGGCCCCTTTATATTAAGCAAATCCTTAACGGTATTTGGATCTTATGGTAATGCAGCTCTCTTTATAGCCTCTTTGACAGCACTTTTATTTGTTGGGGCCCTCTTTATTAGAGAACCAAAACCCTGA
- a CDS encoding aldehyde dehydrogenase yields the protein MDIRIKQREFFESGVTRSVSYRKETLNDLYKAIQKEEPALIKALSLDLGKSEFEAFSNEIGLLYTEIKYTIKHLSRWAKRSIKNPTLAVLPGRSWTKAEPKGSILIFAPWNYPVNLLFMPLIAAIAAGNTAVLKPSEYAPHTSKVCERIIKNTFKPEYIAIINGGPEIANKLIDLAFDHIFFTGSTAVGKVVMKAASEHLTPVTLELGGKSPVIVDKTAKLKYAAQKILWGKFNNAGQTCIAPDYVLVEDSIKEEFLHILPQVVRDFYGEDPRKSPEYGRIISERHHERLIRLMESSTVLTGGKYNRSDKYLEPTLLYPVEWDTPIMEEEIFGPLLPILSFSDLDDAIRQVRFRPTPLALYMFSESKQNQRKVVESLSFGGGGINTTILHVASHYLPFGGVGQSGMGSYHGKAGFDNLSHYKSLLYQPSWLDIPMAYPHKKISLGLLRKFFK from the coding sequence ATGGATATTCGCATTAAACAAAGAGAGTTTTTTGAATCAGGAGTGACAAGGAGTGTTTCCTATAGGAAAGAAACACTAAATGATCTTTACAAGGCAATACAAAAAGAAGAACCTGCTTTAATTAAGGCCCTGTCTCTTGATCTTGGTAAATCTGAGTTTGAAGCCTTCTCGAATGAAATTGGGCTACTCTACACAGAAATAAAATATACTATCAAACATCTAAGCCGCTGGGCAAAAAGGTCTATAAAGAATCCTACATTGGCTGTTCTCCCTGGCAGATCCTGGACAAAGGCAGAACCAAAGGGAAGTATCCTGATATTTGCTCCCTGGAACTATCCGGTTAACTTACTTTTTATGCCTCTCATAGCGGCTATAGCTGCTGGGAATACGGCAGTACTCAAACCCTCTGAATATGCTCCTCATACTAGCAAAGTCTGTGAGCGTATTATCAAAAATACCTTTAAACCAGAGTATATTGCCATCATTAATGGGGGACCGGAGATCGCCAATAAACTAATAGATTTGGCTTTTGATCATATATTTTTTACAGGATCTACTGCTGTTGGAAAAGTAGTAATGAAAGCTGCCTCTGAACATCTAACACCTGTTACCCTGGAATTGGGGGGCAAATCACCGGTTATTGTTGATAAGACAGCCAAACTCAAATATGCAGCTCAAAAAATACTATGGGGCAAGTTCAACAATGCAGGCCAGACCTGTATTGCTCCTGATTATGTTTTGGTAGAGGATTCTATAAAAGAGGAGTTCTTACACATCCTTCCTCAGGTTGTACGAGACTTTTATGGAGAGGATCCAAGGAAGTCCCCAGAATATGGCAGAATTATAAGTGAAAGGCATCACGAACGATTAATCCGCCTAATGGAAAGTTCAACCGTTCTTACAGGTGGGAAATATAACAGGAGTGATAAGTATTTAGAACCTACACTTCTCTATCCAGTAGAGTGGGATACTCCTATTATGGAGGAAGAAATCTTTGGACCACTCCTTCCAATCCTTAGCTTTAGCGACTTGGATGATGCCATTAGACAGGTTCGTTTCAGGCCAACTCCTTTAGCCCTTTATATGTTTAGTGAAAGTAAACAAAATCAACGTAAAGTTGTTGAGTCTCTGTCTTTTGGGGGAGGTGGTATTAATACCACCATTCTTCATGTAGCTTCTCATTATCTACCCTTTGGCGGTGTAGGCCAGAGTGGAATGGGGTCTTATCATGGTAAGGCTGGATTTGATAATTTGTCACATTACAAATCCCTATTATACCAACCTTCCTGGTTAGATATTCCTATGGCCTATCCTCATAAAAAAATCAGTTTAGGTTTACTCAGAAAGTTCTTTAAGTAA
- a CDS encoding shikimate kinase gives MKIPTSKSNIVLIGMPGSGKSTVGVLLAKHLAMEFVDTDILIQTRENRDLQSIMDSEGYMALRQIEEEVLLDFDRTHHVVSTGGSAPYSQKGMENLCKNSVVVFLNVSIPVLKSRITNYESRGIAKPDHQSFEELFEERQVLYRRYADITINSDEINQDEVCEAITKAIEKDNQV, from the coding sequence ATGAAAATACCTACATCAAAATCAAACATCGTCCTCATTGGTATGCCTGGTTCAGGTAAAAGCACTGTTGGAGTATTGCTGGCAAAACATTTAGCCATGGAATTTGTGGATACAGACATTCTTATTCAAACAAGGGAAAACAGAGATCTTCAATCCATCATGGATTCAGAAGGATATATGGCCTTAAGACAGATAGAGGAAGAAGTCCTTCTCGACTTTGATCGCACTCATCATGTTGTGTCCACAGGAGGCTCTGCGCCCTATAGTCAGAAGGGTATGGAAAATCTATGTAAAAACAGTGTAGTCGTTTTTCTGAATGTTTCCATACCGGTTTTAAAATCCCGTATTACCAACTATGAAAGCAGAGGGATTGCGAAACCTGATCACCAAAGCTTTGAGGAGCTCTTTGAAGAACGTCAGGTTTTGTATAGAAGATACGCTGATATAACCATTAATAGTGATGAAATTAATCAAGACGAGGTTTGTGAAGCTATAACAAAAGCTATTGAAAAAGATAACCAGGTATAA